The stretch of DNA CAAAACATGATCGGCACCCGCAACCCCGCGTTCCGCCAACAGCTCACGCGCCAACGCCCGCAACCGCCGTTTCATGCGGTTCCGGACGACGGCGTTGCCGATCTTCTTGGTGACGGTGAAGCCGATTCGCATCGTGTCGTCACCGTCATCGCGGGGGCGCATGAGCAGGACGAATCCCGGCATCGGTGCGCGCTTCCCCGCATTCGCCGCGAGAAAATCGCGGCGTTTGGACATTATAGTTATGCCGGCGTCGCCGGCGGGTATCGTTAGGCCGACAGCTTCTTGCGACCGCGTGCGCGGCGTGCATGGATCACTGCCCGGCCGCCGACCGTCGCCATCCGTGCGCGGAAGCCATGACGGCGTGCGCGTACCAGGTTGCTCGGCTGAAAGGTCCGCTTCATTGGTCATTCCCTAGGTCATCAAATAGAAAACGGCCGCCACGGGGACGGCCTTGATGGCTGGGCGCTTACGGAAACGGGGCGGGTAAGTCAATTCACACCCGGTGTGTCAGCGGCGCTTTTCGACGCCTTCGCGCGCTCATGACGTCGCATCGCGCTCTGCCGCCGCATCATCCGGTCCACGAGATGTCCGGTCCGCGGCCAGCGCCGCTTCAACCGCGCCCACTTCAGTCGCGCCCAGCGCGAGTTGCGCAACACCAGGACCATGCCGCCCGCGAACAAGAATATTCCCGCCGGCCCCGGCAGCGGCGCGAGCAGCGGTGCGCTCAGGATCAGCAGCACCCCGAGCAGCAACTGACCGAGGCGAAGGATAGGGGAGCGGACTGCTTTCACGGAAGGCATGTGGGTCCGGTGTATTAGGTTGGCAAGACGGCAGTGCGCTGCATACCATTGCAGACACGGCAAATCGGGTATGAATAAGGCGTGACGTCGTGTCGCGGGGGAGCGGGCATGGCGGCGATCGTAGCGACGGTGGCGTATCTGGGCTTGGAAGCGCGGGCGGTCGAAGTGCAAGTCCAACTGATTCCAGGACTTCCTGCGTTCAACGTCGTCGGCCTGGCGGACAAGGCGGTCGGCGAAAGTCGCGAACGTGTGCGCGGCGCGATCGCGGGAATGGGGCTGTCGCTGCCGCCCAAACGCATCGCGGTGAACCTGTCGCCCGCCGATCTGCCGAAAGAAGGATCGCATTTCGATCTTCCTATCGCGCTGGCGTTGCTGGCGGCGATGGGGGTGGTCGATGCCGAGGCGCTGGCGGATTACGTGATCGTCGGCGAACTCGGCCTCGACGCGCGGATCACCGCGTCGCCGGGCGTGTTGCTCGCGGCGCTGCATGCATCGGAAGTAGGGAAGGGGCTCGTCTGCCCCGCCGCGCAAGGGTCGGAAGCGGCGTGGGCCGGCGAGATCGAGGTGATCGCCGCGCCCGACCTGCTGTCGTTGCTCAACCACTTCAAGGGCCACGGCCTGCTCAGCCCACCCAAGCCGGGCATCGCCGAGACCGCCGATCACGGTCCGGATCTGCGTCAGGTGAAAGGGCAGGAAACCGCCAAGCGCGCGCTGGAGATCGCCGCTGCCGGATCGCATAATCTGCTGATGGTGGGACCACCCGGCTCCGGCAAGTCGCTGATGGCGTCCTGCCTCCCGGGCATCCTGCCGCCGCTCGACCCGGCCGAAGCCCTCGAAGTATCGATGGTCCAGTCGGTCGCCGGCACGCTGACGGGCGGCCGCTTGACTCGAACACGGCCCTTCCGTGCCCCGCACCACTCGGCCTCCATGGCGGCGCTTACCGGTGGCGGCCTGAAGGTGAAGCCGGGCGAAGTCAGCCTGGCGCATCTCGGCGTCCTGTTCCTTGACGAACTCCCGGAGTTCCAGCGCGCCGTCCTCGATTCGCTACGCCAGCCGCTGGAAACCGGCACGGTCAGTGTCGCGCGGGCCAACGCGCACGTTACCTTTCCTGCGCGCGTCCAGTTGATCGCCGCGATGAACCCATGTCGCTGCGGTCACTTGGGTGACGCGAGTTTGGCCTGTGCGAGAGCGCCAAAGTGCGCGGCGGACTATCAGGCGAAAGTCTCCGGCCCGTTGCTCGATCGGATCGATCTTCACATCGATGTCCAGGCGGTCAGCGCCGCCGACCTTATCCTCCCACCGCCGACCGAAGGATCGGCAGAGGTGTCCGCCCGTGTCGCCGTCGCGCGCGCCATTCAGACCGACCGCTACCGCGACCACCCGGTTCGCACGAATGCGGAGGCCGATGGCGCGCTGCTCGATGCCGTTGCCACCCCCGACGAAGCCGGTCGCAAGTTGCTTGCGCAAGCCGCCGAAGCGATGCGGCTGACTGCGCGCGGCTACACGCGCATCCTCCGCGTCGCCCGCACCATCGCCGATCTCGCCGGCAGCGACACCGTCGGTCGCATCCACATCGCCGAAGCGCTCAGCTACCGCCGCCAGCCGCCGAGAAACTGAGTCGGGACGTTTTCCGATCAACACAGCTTGCGGCGGACGAAAGCTTCGTCTAGCCAACCCGCCGCTGCCCCTGTGGCGAAATTGGTAGACGCGACCGACTCAAAATCGGTTGCCGCAAGGCATGCTGGTTCGATTCCGGCCAGGGGCACCATTTCTTTTTGACGATCACGCTTCGACACTATGGGGTCAGCGCACACGGATCGTTTCCTTGCGAAAATTTCATCGGTAAGGACGCGGGATGGCAAAGCGACCGGTCCGTTCTGTCTCATCGCGGCGGCGTGATCGATCGGGGCTGAGGCCATCGTCCGAGCATTGGCTGCTTCTCCTGGGCGCCGTGGTCGCGTGCGCGGCGATCTTCGGGTCGCTCATGGACCTGCCTTGGCCGACCGCAACCACCACGAAACACCGCAAGCCCCGGCTCACGATGGCGCAGGCTCGCGCGTCCAATGCTTTGGTCCCGATCGTCACGAAGAGACGCAAGCGGGCGGAGCCGTTCCGCTTTCACGGCGGGCCCGCCGCGCGCCTCCAGGCGACCGAGTGCCTCGCGACGGCCGCGCTCTACGAGGCGGGCAGCGACCGCGACGCGCAACGGGCCGTCATCCAGGTCGTGCTAAACCGGGTCGGCGCGCGCGGCTTCCCCAAGAGCGTGTGCGGGGTCGTGTATCAGGGCGCGGATCGCAAGACGGGATGCCAGTTCTCGTTCACCTGTGATGGATCACAAACCCGCCGGCCCGAGCATGACGGATGGGACCAGGCGAGGGGTGCCGCGCGCCGCGCCATAAGCGGCTACGTCTACGCACCGGTCGGTCGCGCGACTCATTACCATACCGACTGGCTCGTACCGTATTGGCGCGGTTCGCTGGTCAAGGTGGCGACCGTGGAGTCGCACATCTTCTACCAGCGGCGCTGATCGCTCAGTCGATCCGGTATTGGATAGGCTTGAACGAGCCCCCGTTCGACTGCAGCGCCGAGCATGCGGTCATGCCGATCACCAGATCCATCGCCGCGCGAAAGACGATCGTGTCACCCGCCTTGCTCAGCGGCGGCTCGACCGTGAACGTACCGGTCTCGCCATTGATCGGAACGTTCATGAAGCAGTTGAACGCGACCGGGATCTGGTCCGGCTCGATGTCCCAGGGCGCCAGCGCTTCTGCGAGATTGCCAAAGCAACCGCGATGCGGATCGGTATCGCCATATATAATCGCAAACGTCTCCTTCGAGCACGGCGTCAGCAAGAAATCATGCCGGCCCACATCGTCCGCAACGATCTCCAGCATCACGTTGCTGCGGTTCGAATAGAGGAGGTCGCCAGTGGTCAGGTACAACCGGCTCGCATAATCGAGCGTCCGACCGGACGAGATCGCCTCGCGCACGTCCGCGCGGTTGTAAGCGAGCAAATCCGAAACCTGCCGACCCTCGGGATCAATCACCGTCAGCGTCTGGCCCTTGTCGAGCGTGAATCCCGCACCCGAACGCGGAGGGATCGTCTTGATGTCAGCCACGCGCTTCGCCTCGCTTGAAAGGGCATTTCCAGGACTCGTCGACGACGCGTCCGCTATACTGGCGTGCTTCGCTCGATTCGCCGTGGCGCGCCAGCATCGGGTTCATAGAGCCAGCATATTCCAGATCGCGTGCGAGGATCGACGAGCGAAGCTTGTCGTAGCGCTGCTGGTCCCGCAGCACCTCGAACTGGTCGTGCAGGTTGAACACCATCGCGGGCGATTCGAACTTGCGTGCCGGGCGGCTGGCATTGGGATGCAGGCCGACGACGAAGAATGCCTCGCCGGCAAAGCTCAGCGAGAAATGGGGATCGTCGGGATCGCTGCTCACCGATGGGTCGGGCCGATAGCCAAGCCACTCGTCCTTGTCGCTAAGCGACTGAGCACGCGCCCAAAGATGCGCCTCGAACTCTTCTTCCGATAGCAAGGCCGGCGCTTCGAACAGGATAATGAGCGTCCGGAAGATCGCACGATCCTGGCGATACTTCCGCACGGTCTCGCCCAGTGCCGGCGAGATTCGCATGTCATCCCACGCGGATCGCACGTCGCGAGCGACGAGGATATCCATCTGCCCCTTGGCAAGCGCGGATTTTGCGCCGACGCAGGGGAATTGCGGCGCCTGTACCGTCTCGATGAACTTGCGCGCGAGAGGATGGTCGTTTTGGAAGATTGGCTGATACATGGTCGGGGTGGAACCCGCCAACCGTGCCAATGTTTCGCACGTAGCATAACCTTTGATATTGATCAGTACGAATCCCGATCTGTTCTTCTAACCCTCGGGACGGTACGAGGCGGGTGATGAAGGGGTGTCGATGATCTCGGAAAAGTTTCTCTTGGGGCGTGGCCGCCATGAGCTCAGCAGCGAAGAAAAGCAGGTGCTGGAGGACGGCATCGAATCCGTGCGACAAGTCGCCGCGCGCAAGCAGATCGTCCGCGCGGGCGACCTGATCGAGACGAGCACGCTGCTGCTCGAAGGGTTCGTGTGCCGCTACATGGACGATCGCGAAGGCCAGCGTCAGCTGGTCGCGGTGCACGTGCCCGGCGATTTCGTCGACCTGCACGCCTTCCCCATGAAGCGGCTCGATCACGACATCGCGACGCTCGGCCCGGTGAAGATCGCCTGCTTCGAACATCGCACGCTACAGTCGATTACCGAGCGTTACCCGCACCTGACGCAGAAACTGTGGTTCAGCACGCTGCTCGACGCGGCGATGCACCGGGAGTGGATATTCCGGCTGGGGCGCCTCGGGGCCGAAGGTCGCATCGCGCATCTGTTCTGCGAATTGAATGCGCGGCTCGAAATGGTCGGGATGGCTGCCGATGGACGCTACATGCTGCCAATGACGCAGCCCGATCTGGCAGAGGCGAGCGGGCTGACGGGGGTCCACGTCAACCGTGTGCTGCGGGCGCTCCGCGAGAAAAACCTTCTGACGTTCAAGGCCGGCGAGGTAAATATCCTGGATCGTAAGGCGCTTGCATCCGTTGCTGAGTTCGAACCACAATATCTTTACGGTTCGCGAGGCGAGTGACCGCTGCGGGTCGCCGACCGGACCGGGCTGGAGCGCGATCATGTTGAAGCCGGAAACGATACCGGGCGTAGCAGCAGCGGAATATGGCGTCGTGACGCTCGACGGGCCCGACGGGCTGGCCATCGGGATGACACCCGAGGCGGCGGCGGAAACGGGTCGCCGACTGATCGCGGCCGCGGCGCTGGCGGCCACGCAGTCGCCCGAGGAACGGCCCCTGGATTGAATAAAAACCGCATTCAACAGGGGCGGGCCGGGGCCAACTGACCCATACGGGTTCCGCTACGTAACTTTATCTCTATGCTACCCGGGACATCGACCGGGAGATCCATGTGCAATTTCTATACCTCGCTGCCAGTGCCGTCGCGCTGATGGCGTCTACATCCGTCGTCGCGCAGGCGGGTGATCAGACCGGGCCGGCCGCTACGCCCGCCAGTAATCCTTTGCTCGCCGACTGGACCGGCCCGATGGGCGGCGTGCCGCCCTGGGACAAGGTTCGCCCCGATCTGTTCCCGCAGGCGTTCGAGACGACGCTGGCCGAGCGCGCCGCGGAATATCGCAAGATCGCCGACAATCCCGCCAAGCCGACCTTCGCCAACACGATCGTGCCGATGCAGCTGGCGGGCAAGCGCTATGGCCGGGTGATGACGCTGTTCGGCGTGATGACCGGCAACATGAACACGCCCGCCTATCAAAAGCTCGACCGCGAATGGTCGCCCAAATTCTCCGCCGCGTCGGACGCGATCACCTTCGACAAGCCGCTGTTCGCGCGCATCCAGGCAATCTACGACGCGCGCAATTCGAGTGGGCTGAACGCGCAGCAGATCCGGCTCGTCACGCGGATCTACGATAGCAGCGTCCGCCAGGGCGCGAAGCTGACCGATGCGCAAAAGGCGCAGTTGTCGCAATATAATCAGCAGCTCGCGACCGCCTTCTCGACCTTTGGCGAGAAGCTGCTGGCCGATGAAAGCACCGCCATCGCGGTCGGCGACGAAGCCCAGCTGGCCGGATTGCCCGACAGCGTGAAGGCGGTCGCCAAGGCGGCCGCTGCCGAGCGGAAACTGCCGGGCTACGCGATCGTCAACACGCGCTCGGCGGTCGATCCGGTGCTGACCTACGCGACCGACCGTGCGCTGCGTGAGAAGGTGTGGCGCGCGTTCGTCAACCGCGGCGACAATGCCGACGCCAACGACACAAACGCGACGATCGCGCAGATCGTCAAGCTGCGTGCCGACCGCGCGCATCTGCTCGGGTTCAAGACGCATGCCGACTGGCGGATGCAGGACACGATGGCCAAGACGCCCGCCGCGGCGATGGACCTGATGATGCGCGTCTGGCCCGCCGCCAAGGGCCGCGTCGCCGAGGAGGTCGCGGACATGCAGAAGGTCGCCGGCACGTCGCTGACGATCGAGCCTTGGGATTACCGCTTCTATCAGGAGAAGGTCCGCAAAGCCCGGTACGATCTGGATCAGGCGCAGCTGAAGCCGTATTTCGAGCTCGGCAACATCATCCAGGGATCGCTCTACGCCGCCAACCGGCTGTACGGGCTCAACTTCAAGGAGATCACCGGTACCGTCCCGGTGTTCGAGCCGAACATGCGCGTGTGGAGCGTGACCGACAAGGCCGGCAAGGATGTCGGGCTGTTCTACCGCGACGACTTCGCGCGGACCGGCAAGCGGTCGGGCGCATGGGCGAACACCTATCGCGGCCAGCGCGGCCTTGCGCCGGCGCAGCTCGTGCTGTCGTCGAACAACAACAACTTCGCCAAGGGCGCACCCGGCGAACCGATCCTGATCAGTCTCGACGACGCGCAGACGCTGTTCCACGAATTCGGCCATGCGATCCACGCGATGCTGCAGAATGTCGAATATCCGGGGCTCGCCGGCACGCCGCGCGATTTCGTCGAATATCCGAGCCAGGTGAACGAGCATTGGCTGCTGACCCGCGACGTGCTCGACAAATATGCGCGGCATTACCAGACCAAGGCAGCGATGCCGCAGGACCTGCTCGACAAGATCGAAAAGTCGCGCACCTTCAACCAGGGCTTCGCGACCGCCGAATATCTGTCGTCGGCGATCGTCGACATGAAGATCCATACCGTGCCCGACGGCGTGATCGACCCCGACAAGTTCGAAGCCGCGACGCTCGCGGAGATCGGCATGCCGAAGCAGCTGGTGATGCGTCACCGCGTACCGCAGTTCCAGCATCTGTTCGCGTCGGACAGCTATTCGGCAGGCTATTACAGTTACCTGTGGTCCGAGACGATGGACGCCGACACGTTCGCCGCGTTCGAGGAAGCGGGCAGCCCGTGGGACAAGCCGACCGCGGACAAGTTCGCGAGGCTGCTGCTGTCGACGGGTAACGAGACCGACCGTGCCGAGGCGTATCGCGCCTTCCGCGGTCGAGACCCCGATGTGAACGCGCTGCTCAAGAAGCGCGGATTCGCCCCCACTCCAGCGACGCAGGACGCGAAATAATGGCACCCGATCAAAAGACACGCCTGAAAGCGATCATCGGCGGATCGACCGGCAACCTCGTCGAATGGTTCGACTGGTACGTCTATTCCGCCTTCACGCTGTATTTCGCGCCGCATTTCTTCCCGTCGGCGGATCGCACCGCGCAGCTGCTCAGCGCGGCGGCGATCTTTGCGGTCGGCTTCCTGATGCGCCCGATCGGCGCGTGGATCATGGGGGTCTATTCGGATCGCCACGGTCGCAAGGCGGGGCTCACGGTCGCGGTCACGCTGATGTGCGCAGGCTCGCTGATCATCGCGTGCACGCCGGGATACGAGACGATCGGCGTATTCGCGCCGATCATGCTGGTGATCGCGCGCCTGATGCAGGGTCTGTCGGTCGGCGGCGAATATGGCGCGTCGGCGACGTACCTGACCGAGATGGCAGGCAAGGATCGCCGCGGCTTCTTCTCGTCGTTCCAGTATGTCACGCTGATCTCGGGGCAGCTGCTCGCGATCTGCGTGCTGCTGGTGCTGCAGTCGACGATGAGCGAGGCGGCGCTTGATTCCTGGGGTTGGCGCATTCCGTTCGCGATCGGTGCGGTGCTGGCCGTGGTCGTGTTCTACATCCGCCGCGGGCTCGCCGAAACGCAGAGCTTCGAGAACGCGAAGTCCGAGGTGGGCGACGGCAAGCCCAAGTCGGGCTTCATCCAGCTCGTCACCAAGCATCCGCGCGAGACGATGACGGTGATGCTGCTGACCGCGGGCGGCACGCTCGCCTTCTATGCCTACTCGATCTACATGCAGAAGTTCCTGGTCAACACCAGCGGGTTCAGCCGCGAGGTGGCGAGCCAGATCAACGCCGCCACGCTGTTCGTGTTTATGCTGCTGCAACCGGTCGCGGGCGGCCTGTCGGATCGGGTCGGGCGGAAACCGCTGATGATCGCGTTCGGCATCGCCGGTGTGCTGTTCACCTATCCGATCTTCACCGCGCTCGAGACCGCGACCAACCCGATCTATGCCGGGTTGCTGGTGATGGCGGCGCTGGTGATCGTGACGGGCTACACGTCGATCAACGCGGTCGTGAAGGCAGAGCTGTTCCCCGCGCATATTCGCGCGCTCGGCGTCGCCTTGCCCTATGCGCTCGCCAACACGCTGTTCGGCGGGACCGCCGAGGTCGTTGCGCTGAAGTTCAAGGACGCCGGCTTCGAACGCGGCTTCTACTGGTATGTGACCGCAATGATCGCGGTGTCACTGGTGGTGTATCTGATGATGAAGGACACGCGGACGAACAGCCAGATCGTCGAGGACTAACCGTTCTGCTCCCTCTCCCCGCTGGGGAGAGGGAGCAGATAAACCTAGCGCGGCAACTCGATGATCGCGTCGAGTCCGCCGCCCACCCGGTTGACCAGCCGGATCTCGCCGCCGGCCTCGCGCACGATCGCCTGCGCCAAGGCGAGGCCCAGGCCGATCCCGCCCGTCTCGCGGTTGCGCGAACTTTCCAGCCGGGTGAAGGCGTCGAACACGTCGCCCATCCTGTCCTCGGGGATGCCCGGCCCGTGATCCGCCACGATGATCGCGACACAGCGTGCGTCCGCCTCGATGCGGACCTGCGCTGCCACGCCGTATTTGATCGCGTTCTCGATGAGGTTGCGGACCGCGCGGCGGATCAGCGACGGGCGCAGATGCATCCGCAACCGGTCCGCCTCGACGAAGCTCACGTCGCTGCCGATATCGCGGAAATCCTCGACGACGGCATCGACCAGGGCGGCGAGGTCGACGTCGGTCAGCGGCTCGCTTGGCCGCCCGAGCCGCGCGAGCGACAGGATGTCGTCGAGCGTGCGGTTCATCTCGGCGACCGTATCGATCATCCGCGCGCGATCGGTATCGTCCTCGACCGACTCGATGCGGACGCGCAACGCCGCCAGCGGCGTGCGCAGGTCATGGCCGATCGCGCCGAGCATGCGGTCCTTTTCGTCGAGCATTGCCGTCACGCGCAGCCTGAGCGCGTTGAACGCGGTGATGAGCGCCGCGACGTCGTCGGGCCCCTGCGCGAAAAGTGGCGTGCCCGGTTCACCCGGACGGAACCGCTCCGCCGCCACCCGCAGGTCGCGTAACGGGCGTGACAACCGGCGGACGATCCACAGCACCGGCAACAGGACGATGATGTACAGGATCGCCGTCTGCGTCAGCAACGCGATCAGCAATCGCGATCCCGGTCGCGGCCATGGCGCGGCGACCGTCAGCCAACCGCGACCGGGCTGTTCGACCGCGATCAACAGCATCGAGCCGTCACCGTCGCCGCGGCGCATCCCTGCGCGACGGCGATCGTCGCGATCGCCGTCGCGGTCCTTGGCGAACGGCGGCTTCAGTCCGGTGTCGATCCTGCCGACCGTTACGCCCTGATCGGCAAGCTGCCGACGGAGTTCGGCCGCGACTTCGGGATGGTGTTCATAGCCGGCAGGGGGGATCGGATTACTGGAAACGCGGCGGACCCGGCCGCGATCGGCGGTGAGTGGGCGACCGGCATGCGCCTCGCGGTCGAGCGCGTCGGCGATCCGCGTCGCAACCGGCCGCGTCGCCTGAGCAAGCCGGAACTCGATCCGATCGCGCAGGATCATCCCGAAATTGATCGCCTGCGCGGCGAACAACGCGAGCGCGATCAACAGCGCCATCTGGCCTGCGAGACTGCGCGGCCAAGGGCGTGTCACGGGCATGTCGTCACAGGCGCGTCACTTCGGCGGCCAGCGTGTAGCCGCCGCCCCAGACCGTCTTGATCAGCTCGGGCGTCTTCGCATCCGCTTCGATCTTTCGCCGCAATCGGCTGATCTGGTTGTCGATGGCGCGATCGAACGCGGCGGCTTCGCGGCCTTGCGTCAGGTCGAGCAACTGGTCGCGGGTCAACACCTGACGCGGGCGCGTGACGAGCGCGAGCAACAGATTATACTCGCCGGTCGATAGCGGCACCGAGACGCCTT from Sphingomonas sp. HMP9 encodes:
- a CDS encoding MFS transporter, translating into MAPDQKTRLKAIIGGSTGNLVEWFDWYVYSAFTLYFAPHFFPSADRTAQLLSAAAIFAVGFLMRPIGAWIMGVYSDRHGRKAGLTVAVTLMCAGSLIIACTPGYETIGVFAPIMLVIARLMQGLSVGGEYGASATYLTEMAGKDRRGFFSSFQYVTLISGQLLAICVLLVLQSTMSEAALDSWGWRIPFAIGAVLAVVVFYIRRGLAETQSFENAKSEVGDGKPKSGFIQLVTKHPRETMTVMLLTAGGTLAFYAYSIYMQKFLVNTSGFSREVASQINAATLFVFMLLQPVAGGLSDRVGRKPLMIAFGIAGVLFTYPIFTALETATNPIYAGLLVMAALVIVTGYTSINAVVKAELFPAHIRALGVALPYALANTLFGGTAEVVALKFKDAGFERGFYWYVTAMIAVSLVVYLMMKDTRTNSQIVED
- a CDS encoding DUF1989 domain-containing protein is translated as MADIKTIPPRSGAGFTLDKGQTLTVIDPEGRQVSDLLAYNRADVREAISSGRTLDYASRLYLTTGDLLYSNRSNVMLEIVADDVGRHDFLLTPCSKETFAIIYGDTDPHRGCFGNLAEALAPWDIEPDQIPVAFNCFMNVPINGETGTFTVEPPLSKAGDTIVFRAAMDLVIGMTACSALQSNGGSFKPIQYRID
- a CDS encoding sensor histidine kinase, translating into MALLIALALFAAQAINFGMILRDRIEFRLAQATRPVATRIADALDREAHAGRPLTADRGRVRRVSSNPIPPAGYEHHPEVAAELRRQLADQGVTVGRIDTGLKPPFAKDRDGDRDDRRRAGMRRGDGDGSMLLIAVEQPGRGWLTVAAPWPRPGSRLLIALLTQTAILYIIVLLPVLWIVRRLSRPLRDLRVAAERFRPGEPGTPLFAQGPDDVAALITAFNALRLRVTAMLDEKDRMLGAIGHDLRTPLAALRVRIESVEDDTDRARMIDTVAEMNRTLDDILSLARLGRPSEPLTDVDLAALVDAVVEDFRDIGSDVSFVEADRLRMHLRPSLIRRAVRNLIENAIKYGVAAQVRIEADARCVAIIVADHGPGIPEDRMGDVFDAFTRLESSRNRETGGIGLGLALAQAIVREAGGEIRLVNRVGGGLDAIIELPR
- the rpmH gene encoding 50S ribosomal protein L34 translates to MKRTFQPSNLVRARRHGFRARMATVGGRAVIHARRARGRKKLSA
- the rnpA gene encoding ribonuclease P protein component, whose translation is MSKRRDFLAANAGKRAPMPGFVLLMRPRDDGDDTMRIGFTVTKKIGNAVVRNRMKRRLRALARELLAERGVAGADHVLIGRNGGVERDYALLRTELSKAFRKVTPQSALDATPAKAGAQVGKRP
- a CDS encoding YifB family Mg chelatase-like AAA ATPase, which translates into the protein MAAIVATVAYLGLEARAVEVQVQLIPGLPAFNVVGLADKAVGESRERVRGAIAGMGLSLPPKRIAVNLSPADLPKEGSHFDLPIALALLAAMGVVDAEALADYVIVGELGLDARITASPGVLLAALHASEVGKGLVCPAAQGSEAAWAGEIEVIAAPDLLSLLNHFKGHGLLSPPKPGIAETADHGPDLRQVKGQETAKRALEIAAAGSHNLLMVGPPGSGKSLMASCLPGILPPLDPAEALEVSMVQSVAGTLTGGRLTRTRPFRAPHHSASMAALTGGGLKVKPGEVSLAHLGVLFLDELPEFQRAVLDSLRQPLETGTVSVARANAHVTFPARVQLIAAMNPCRCGHLGDASLACARAPKCAADYQAKVSGPLLDRIDLHIDVQAVSAADLILPPPTEGSAEVSARVAVARAIQTDRYRDHPVRTNAEADGALLDAVATPDEAGRKLLAQAAEAMRLTARGYTRILRVARTIADLAGSDTVGRIHIAEALSYRRQPPRN
- a CDS encoding Crp/Fnr family transcriptional regulator, whose product is MISEKFLLGRGRHELSSEEKQVLEDGIESVRQVAARKQIVRAGDLIETSTLLLEGFVCRYMDDREGQRQLVAVHVPGDFVDLHAFPMKRLDHDIATLGPVKIACFEHRTLQSITERYPHLTQKLWFSTLLDAAMHREWIFRLGRLGAEGRIAHLFCELNARLEMVGMAADGRYMLPMTQPDLAEASGLTGVHVNRVLRALREKNLLTFKAGEVNILDRKALASVAEFEPQYLYGSRGE
- a CDS encoding M3 family metallopeptidase, with product MASTSVVAQAGDQTGPAATPASNPLLADWTGPMGGVPPWDKVRPDLFPQAFETTLAERAAEYRKIADNPAKPTFANTIVPMQLAGKRYGRVMTLFGVMTGNMNTPAYQKLDREWSPKFSAASDAITFDKPLFARIQAIYDARNSSGLNAQQIRLVTRIYDSSVRQGAKLTDAQKAQLSQYNQQLATAFSTFGEKLLADESTAIAVGDEAQLAGLPDSVKAVAKAAAAERKLPGYAIVNTRSAVDPVLTYATDRALREKVWRAFVNRGDNADANDTNATIAQIVKLRADRAHLLGFKTHADWRMQDTMAKTPAAAMDLMMRVWPAAKGRVAEEVADMQKVAGTSLTIEPWDYRFYQEKVRKARYDLDQAQLKPYFELGNIIQGSLYAANRLYGLNFKEITGTVPVFEPNMRVWSVTDKAGKDVGLFYRDDFARTGKRSGAWANTYRGQRGLAPAQLVLSSNNNNFAKGAPGEPILISLDDAQTLFHEFGHAIHAMLQNVEYPGLAGTPRDFVEYPSQVNEHWLLTRDVLDKYARHYQTKAAMPQDLLDKIEKSRTFNQGFATAEYLSSAIVDMKIHTVPDGVIDPDKFEAATLAEIGMPKQLVMRHRVPQFQHLFASDSYSAGYYSYLWSETMDADTFAAFEEAGSPWDKPTADKFARLLLSTGNETDRAEAYRAFRGRDPDVNALLKKRGFAPTPATQDAK
- the gntA gene encoding guanitoxin biosynthesis heme-dependent pre-guanitoxin N-hydroxylase GntA, with product MYQPIFQNDHPLARKFIETVQAPQFPCVGAKSALAKGQMDILVARDVRSAWDDMRISPALGETVRKYRQDRAIFRTLIILFEAPALLSEEEFEAHLWARAQSLSDKDEWLGYRPDPSVSSDPDDPHFSLSFAGEAFFVVGLHPNASRPARKFESPAMVFNLHDQFEVLRDQQRYDKLRSSILARDLEYAGSMNPMLARHGESSEARQYSGRVVDESWKCPFKRGEARG
- a CDS encoding cell wall hydrolase; the encoded protein is MAKRPVRSVSSRRRDRSGLRPSSEHWLLLLGAVVACAAIFGSLMDLPWPTATTTKHRKPRLTMAQARASNALVPIVTKRRKRAEPFRFHGGPAARLQATECLATAALYEAGSDRDAQRAVIQVVLNRVGARGFPKSVCGVVYQGADRKTGCQFSFTCDGSQTRRPEHDGWDQARGAARRAISGYVYAPVGRATHYHTDWLVPYWRGSLVKVATVESHIFYQRR